Proteins from one Elusimicrobiota bacterium genomic window:
- a CDS encoding DUF362 domain-containing protein, protein MSINKVVVRKGTDGYAVTREVMSNLGYDFTALRGKKVLVKPNAGRIAEAGKGVTTHPIVIAAIIDHLLENGVTSITVGESSIVGVKPLDAMESCGIAAVARERSVMLADLDAHKWVEKSIPNGKVINKLRICSDVLDFDFIISVPVMKTHMHTQVSLGLKNMKGCLYGKEKVKLHQLPPNDIIVPPAKPLDYAIVDISKILLPNLTVIDGTYGQEGLGPSAGEPINSGLVIASLNCLAADWVAVQLMGINPAEVHHLRISINSSEGFDLDGSGVTVDPDNYLNWVTPYKRPPSKISVEYLNVKVDDRDSCSACLSTVLMFLKRYYSEFADYYTAEKPLRLAIGKNIGNLPKDTILIGNCTMKFRDGHVFVKGCPPVASEIRTSVLKCMRNKIKG, encoded by the coding sequence ATGAGCATAAACAAAGTCGTTGTACGTAAAGGGACAGACGGATACGCAGTCACCCGTGAGGTTATGTCAAATCTCGGGTATGACTTCACGGCATTACGCGGAAAGAAAGTTTTGGTAAAACCAAACGCCGGCCGTATCGCAGAAGCTGGGAAAGGTGTTACCACTCACCCAATTGTTATTGCCGCAATAATTGACCACCTTCTTGAAAACGGGGTTACCAGCATCACTGTTGGGGAAAGTTCTATCGTAGGGGTTAAACCTCTGGACGCTATGGAATCCTGCGGTATTGCAGCAGTTGCACGTGAACGCAGTGTTATGCTTGCCGACCTTGATGCGCATAAGTGGGTAGAAAAAAGTATTCCTAACGGTAAAGTTATAAATAAACTCCGTATCTGCTCAGATGTTTTGGATTTTGACTTTATAATCTCTGTACCTGTCATGAAAACTCATATGCATACACAGGTATCGCTTGGGCTAAAGAATATGAAGGGGTGTTTGTATGGCAAAGAAAAGGTTAAGTTACATCAATTACCTCCAAATGACATCATCGTCCCCCCCGCAAAACCGTTGGACTATGCGATTGTGGATATATCAAAAATACTGTTGCCCAATCTCACAGTTATTGACGGTACCTACGGACAGGAAGGGTTAGGCCCCAGTGCGGGTGAACCTATAAACTCCGGGCTCGTGATTGCGTCATTAAACTGCCTCGCAGCAGACTGGGTGGCAGTACAGTTGATGGGTATAAACCCTGCGGAAGTACATCACCTCAGGATATCTATTAATTCTTCAGAAGGGTTTGACCTTGACGGCAGCGGAGTAACTGTAGATCCGGATAATTATCTTAACTGGGTAACACCATATAAACGCCCGCCATCAAAAATCTCAGTTGAATACCTCAACGTAAAAGTTGATGACCGCGATTCCTGCAGTGCGTGTTTATCTACGGTACTTATGTTTTTGAAACGGTATTATTCCGAATTTGCGGACTACTACACCGCGGAGAAGCCCTTACGCCTGGCAATCGGAAAAAATATTGGCAACTTGCCAAAGGATACCATCCTTATCGGTAACTGCACAATGAAATTCCGGGATGGCCACGTTTTTGTTAAAGGCTGCCCGCCGGTAGCGTCTGAAATACGTACAAGCGTATTAAAATGTATGCGTAACAAGATTAAAGGTTGA
- a CDS encoding ABC transporter ATP-binding protein, whose amino-acid sequence MIEFRNVSRTYRLSKIEIVALNNVSFVINAGEYVALTGPSGSGKSTCLHILGCLDKPSKGSYLFENTPVDKYDDTELSRMRNKKIGFVFQSFQLLPRASALENVELPLLYGRIKDRKERARSALELVGLGERIHHKPTELSGGQQQRVAIARAMVNEPKIILADEPTGNLDSRSGKDIMSIFGQLNSQGITVILVTHDMTVAEHAKRVLKFKDGQIESITPQII is encoded by the coding sequence ATGATAGAATTCCGCAATGTTTCACGTACGTACCGGTTATCAAAAATTGAAATTGTTGCATTAAACAACGTATCGTTTGTCATAAATGCAGGTGAGTATGTTGCGTTAACCGGCCCATCAGGTTCCGGGAAGTCTACCTGCCTGCATATCCTGGGATGTTTGGATAAACCGTCAAAAGGATCATACTTATTTGAGAACACGCCGGTTGATAAGTATGACGACACCGAGCTTTCACGGATGAGAAATAAAAAAATAGGTTTTGTATTCCAGTCTTTTCAGTTACTCCCCCGCGCAAGCGCGCTTGAGAATGTTGAACTCCCTCTTCTCTACGGCAGAATTAAGGATAGGAAAGAGAGAGCACGTTCTGCGTTGGAACTCGTGGGGTTAGGTGAACGTATTCACCATAAACCTACCGAGCTTTCAGGGGGACAGCAGCAACGGGTAGCAATCGCACGCGCTATGGTTAATGAACCCAAGATCATTCTTGCGGATGAACCTACAGGCAACCTAGACTCGCGGTCAGGGAAGGATATTATGTCAATCTTCGGACAACTTAACTCTCAGGGAATTACTGTCATACTGGTAACACATGATATGACAGTTGCAGAACACGCAAAACGCGTTCTTAAGTTCAAAGACGGGCAGATTGAAAGTATTACACCCCAAATTATTTGA